The following nucleotide sequence is from Flavobacterium sp. N1736.
ATAACACAATATTAAAAGTTGTAATTAAATAAACTAATCCAACTAAATTGTAAAGAAGGTCAGATGATTAATAATTAAATTTGATAAAATGTACCAATAAGTTTTATTTTTATTTAAAAAGATAACGATATGAAAATCCCCCTTTTAGCTTTTAACGATAAAGGAATTTACTGCCAGCAGGCCGATGTTTATCTCGATCCGTGGCAGCCTGTAAAAAATGCTATTATTACACATGGACATTCTGATCATGCACGTTGGGGACACCAAAATTATATTACACATCATACCAATATTCCCATTATCCGTCATCGTTTAGGAGACATAAACGTAACGGGAAAAGACTGGAACGAAACCTTTGTAATCAACAATGTAAAATTCTCGTTTCATCCCGCCGGACATATTATTGGAAGTGCTCAAATTAGGGTAGAACACAAAGGAGAAGTCTGGGTTTTTACCGGCGATTATAAAACAGAAGACGACGGTATTTCGGTTCCGTATGAAGTAGTAAAATGCCATACTTTTATAACCGAATGTACTTTTGGATTACCGGCTTTTAATTGGACTCCACAAGCTGAGGTAATTACAGAAATCAATAATTGGTGGGCAGAGAATAAGGCAGAAGGAAAAACTTCAATTTTGTTTGGTTATTCTTTAGGAAAAGCACAACGGCTTTTAAAATACTTAGATACAGATCTGGGAACGATTTATACACACGGCGCCATCGAAAATATGACCAATGTGGTTCGTCCGTTAATTGATCTTCCGCCAACAAAATTGGTGACTTACGAAACCAAAAAAGAAGATTTATTAGGAAATATTGTTCTCGCACCGCCAAGCGCGCACGGAAGTACATGGATCAGAAAAATGACGCCATTTGTTACCGGTTCTGCAAGTGGCTGGATGGCTTTTCGCGGAGCAAGACGCAGACGCGCCATTGATAAAGGTTTTGTTTTAAGCGATCATTGCGATTGGTATTCTCTATTAGACAGTATTAAAGCGACAGGAGCAGAAAAAGTAATCTGCACACACGGTTATACCGATATTTTCTCTAAATATTTAAGAGAATTGGGTTATGATGCCAGAACCGAAAAAACGCAATACGAAGGTGAAACTTCAGAAATGGAAAAGGAAGTTGAAACAGAGAAAGAAGTGTAAACAATGAAGAATTTCGCCCAACTTATAAAAGTTCTTGACAGTTCGAACAAAACGAATGTAAAAGTCGACGCGTTAACAATGTATTTTAAAAATGCATCGCCGGAAGATAAAGTCTGGACAATCGCGATACTTTCACATCGACGTCCGCCAAGACCTGTAAATACTACTTTGTTGCGTAATTGGGCAAATGAACTGGCAAATATTCCGTTATGGCTTTTTGAAGAAAGTTACCATATCGTGGGCGATTTGGCCGAAACAATCGCCTTGATAATCCCAACCACAAAAGAACATTCAGATAAGAGTTTAACTGAATATCTACAGGAAATTATCGCCTTAAAAAAGAAATCAGATCCTGATAAAAAAGAATATTTACAGCAAAACTGGCTGGCATTAAATTATTACGAACGGTTTGTTTTTACCAAATTAATTACCGGAAGTTTTAGAATCGGCGTAAGCCAAAAATTAATGACCAGAGCACTTTCTAAAGCCGAAGATGTTGATGAAGATGCTTTGGCGTATAAATTAATGGGAAATTGGGATCCAAATACAATCACTTTTCAGGAATTGATTCTGGACGAAAAAAACAGCGATTATCTATCAAAACCATATCCGTTTTATTTGGCGTATCCAATTGAAGGTGAAGTTGATAGTTTAGGAAATCCCGAAGATTGGTCGATAGAACATAAATGGGATGGAATTCGGTCGCAAACCATTATCCGTGAAAACGAAATTTATGTATGGTCAAGAGGCGAGGAGTTAGTAACCGATAAATATCCGGAGTTTAAATCTTTCGTTGGTTTGATTCCGGATGGAACCGTAATTGATGCCGAAATTTTAGCATTTCCGGAAGGCGAAATTGGAACTTTTAATGATTTACAAACCAGAATTGGGCGCAAAACCATTTCAGCAAGTTTACTGGAGAAAGTTCCCGTAATATTAAAAGCATATGATATTTTAGAATGGGAAAGTCAGGATATTCGCCATTTGCCGTATGCAGAACGAAGATTATTATTAGAACAATTATACGATTCCATAAAAGATAAAACGCGTTATTTTCAATTATCAGAAAGAGTATTGCTCCATTCCTGGGAAGATGTTACGAACGAAAGAATGCGTGCCCGCGAAATGAAAAGCGAAGGTTTGATGTTAAAACGCAATAATTCTGCCTATTTGGTAGGAAGAAAAAAAGGCGATTGGTGGAAATGGAAAATTGAACCTTTGGTAATTGATGCCGTTTTAACCTACGCCATGCGAGGTCACGGACGAAGATCAAATTTATTTACCGATTATACTTTTGCACTTTGGCAGACAAATGACAACGGCGAAAAAGAATTAGTCACATTCGCAAAAGCCTATTCCGGTTTAACCGATGCTGAATTTAGAAAAGTGGATGATTTTATAAAGAAAAACACATTAGAACGATTTGGTCCCGTTCGAAGTGTAACGCCACAATTGGTTTTTGAAATTGGCTTTGAAGGAATTGCGCTTTCAAAAAGACACAAAAGCGGCATTGCAACCCGATTTCCAAGAATTTTAAGATGGAGGCATGACAAAAAAATCGACGAGGCAAATTCGATTGAAGACTTAAAAAGCATGATTTCTTAAAAGGTTCAAAGGGACAAAGTAACAGAGTTTCAAAGAAAAAAACTTTTGGAAACAGCTAAACTTTGTCTCTCTGAACTTTGCAACTTTGAACTTTATAAAAAAATGAACAGAGACGAACTATATACAATTGCAGAAAATTGGTTTCAGGATCAGGGCTGGAAAGTTTTTCCGTTTCAAACCCAAACCTGGACAGCATTTTTGCAGGGAAAAAATGGTTTATTAAACGCTCCAACCGGAAGCGGAAAAACGTATGCATTATGGTTTCCGATAGTTCTGGATTACATGAAGAAAAATCCTGATTTTAAAAACAAGCATAAACCGGGATTAAAAGCAATCTGGATTACGCCTTTGCGGGCACTTTCGGTAGAAATAAAACAAGCTGCCGAGAGAATTGTCGAGGATTTAGATTTGCCATTGACCGTAGGAATCCGTTCCGGCGATACTTCTCAAAGTGAAAGAACAAAGCAAAGTAAAAAAATGCCGGATTTGCTTATAACAACTCCCGAAAGTTTACAATTGCTTTTAGCATCAAAAGAATTTGCAAAAACTTTTGCCAATTGTTCTGCCATTATTGTCGATGAATGGCATGAATTGTTAGGAACAAAACGCGGTGTTCAAATGGAATTGGCTTTATCGCGATTAAAAACAGTGGCACCTAAAATGCGAATCTGGGGAATTTCGGCGACAATTGGTAATCTTGAATTGGCGCAGCAAGTTTTATTAGGATTAGATTCTGAAGCCTATAAAAACTCTGTTTTGATTAAGGCGAACATCAATAAAAAAATAAAAGTGCTTTCGATTTTACCTGAAAAAATGGACAGTTATCCGTGGCGCGGTCATATGGGTTTGCATTTAATTGATGAGGTTGCAAAAATAATCCGCAAAAGCAAAACGACTTTGATTTTTACCAACGTGCGATCAGCCTGCGAAATGTGGTATCAGGCAATTCTCGAAAAATATCCTGAGTTTGCCGGAGAAATGGCGATGCATCACGGAAGTATCAGTAGAGAAATCCGGCAATGGGTTGAAAACGCGATTCGAAATGAAGAATTAAAAGTTGTCGTTTGTACATCAAGTCTGGATTTGGGAGTTGATTTTGCGCCAGTTGAAACCATTATTCAAATTGGCGGTCCAAAAGGTGTCGCAAGATTTTTGCAAAGAGCCGGACGAAGCGGGCATCAACCGGGAAAAGAAAGTGTTATTTATTTTCTCGCCACTCACGCTATAGAATTAATTGAAGCATCGGCACTAAAAAAAGCAGCTGAAAGAACAATTGTAGAAGATCGGATTCCGTATTTGAATAGTTGGGATGTTTTAGTGCAATATTTAAATACACTGGCGGTTTCTGATGGTTTTTTTCCCGATGAAATTTTTGAAGAAGTCAGGAAAACATTTTGTTATCAAAATATAACCAAAGAAAACTGGAATTGGATTCTCAATTTTATCACCAACGGAAGTCAGAGTTTACAAGCGTATGATGAATACAAAAAAGTAGAAGTTGAAGAAGACGGACGTTTTAAAATAAACAGCCGGTTAATTGCAATGCACCACAGAATGCAAATTGGGACTATTATTGGCGACGCTGCTCTTAATGTTAAATTTTTAAGCGGAGGTTTTATCGGAACAATTGAAGAATGGTTTGCGTCTAAATTGAAACCCGGAGATGTTTTTACGTTTGCAGGAAAAAAACTGGAATTGTTTCGGGTTAAAAATATGCAGGTATTGGTTAGAAAAGCAGATCCTAAAAAAACGTCGAAAACAGTAAGCTGGATGGGCGGACGAATGGCGCTGTCTGTACAAATGAGTGAATTGTTGCGCGAAGAATTATATGCCGCAAATACAGAGAATCTAACACCGGAGTTAAAAGCCTTAAAACCCATTTTTGACAGACAGCGCAAAGAAAGTATCGTTCCTGATAATAACGAGTTTTTAATAGAAACATTTAAAACAAGAGAAGGATTTCATGCCGTTTTTTATCCTTTTGAAGGCAGGTTTGTGCATGAAGCTTTGGCGAGTATTTTGTCATATCGCATTAGTTTATTATCTCCAATCACTTTTTCTCTGGCTTATAATGACTACGGTTTTGAACTTCTTTCGGATCAGGAAATTGATATGCAGGCTGTTTTTGATAATGATTTATTATCTTCGGAATATGTGCATCACGATTTACAGAAAAGTTTGAATTCTACCGAAATGGCGCGAAGAAAATTCAGGGATATTGCCATTATTGCAGGTTTGGTTTTTACCGGAATGCCCGGAAAACCAATTAAAACCAAACATTTACAAAGTGGTTCTCAATTGCTTTTTGAGGTTTTTCGAGATTATGAACCTGATAATTTATTGCTTCAGCAGGCTTTTATAGAAACATTTGAACATCAGTTGGAAGAAGGACGTTTAATTCAGGCTCTGGAAAGAATTAACAGACAAACGATTGTATGGAAAAGATGCAATAAACCAACACCATTTAGCTTTCCGATAATTACAGATCGACTCAGGGAAAAATTATCTAGTGAAACTTTACAAGAAAGAATTAAAAAAATGACAGCCAGTTACATGAAATAATTTCTGGACTGATTTTTGGATAAAAATTGACATGAAAATAATAATAAACAATCAGGATTTTATTCTGCATAAATCCGGTGCGGTTTTTTGGGAGAAAGAAAAAATGCTTTTAATTTCTGATGTACATTTAGGGAAAGTAGCGCATTTTAGAAAACACGGAATGGCGATTCCAAACGATGCTATTTTTGAAAATTTTACACGCTTAAAAGCCGTTTTAGACTTATTTAATCCAAAGACAATTGTTTTTTTGGGCGATTTGTTTCACAGTAAAATCAATAACGAATGGGATTTATTTGTAGAATGGACCAAACAATATTCGCAGAAAATAATATTGGTTGAAGGCAATCATGATATTATTTCAAAAGAATATTATGCAGATTTAAATATCGAAATTTATACAGAATTAGAAATAGACAGTTTTCTATTAACACATCATCCAACAGAAAAAGAAGGTTTTTTTAATTTTTGCGGACATATTCATCCTGCCATAAAATTAAAAGGATTGGGAAGACAATTTTTAAGTTTGCCTTGCTTTTTTTTAAAGCCAAATCAATTAATTTTTCCGGCTTTTGGAGAATTTACGGGGAATTCATATCTAATTCCATCAGAAAATGACAAAGTCTATGCTATTACAAAAGAAGGAATTATTGAAGTTGCAATAAATTAATTTAATGCAAAAGGAGCGCACATTCTAAAAGTAGGAACAATTACTTTGAATGTTTTTGTAGTTGTAAAATTGATCATATTAAAATGACCTTTCATTGCTCCGTAAGGAGATGAAAGCAAACAACCTGAACTATACGTGTGATTTTCGCCTGGTTTTAAAACAGGTTTTTTTCCAATAACACCTTCACCGTCAACAACTTCAATGTCGTTTAAGGAGTCAAAAATATCCCAGTGACGAGATGTTAACTGAACAGAATCTTTACTGTGATTTTCGATTGTAATTACATAACTAAAGGCAAAATGAATCTTGTAGTTCTTGAAGTAAGTACCTTCAAAACTAGTTAAAACAGAAATTTTTATGCCTCTTGTAATCTGAGAAACCATACTAACGTAGTATATATGTGAGTGTTATACGGGCAAACTTACGAAAAAAAATCGTTTAGCCGAAATCCTTTAACAATGTTTTAATTGGTGATATTGATCGAGTTAGCATTTCCTTTTCCAATAACTCTTTCATATCGATCAGAACTTTGTTTGTAATAGACCAATATTGTGTATTCATTTTCGGTTTGATAGAAGTTGCCGTCAATCGCATTTTCATAATCAACAGTACCTTTTTTGTCTGCCACTTTATACTCAAAATTAGTAAAACCCTGCTTGATCATTATTGCTTTTTCGTACACCGCTTTATCTGTATTATAATCCATTTTGTTTTCTGGTGACAGGCTGTAATTATTGAACATTCCGGTAATATAAATGTCTTTGTTTAACCTGAAAGCAGGAGCAGAAAGCGTAAAGTAAACCCAGGCATAATCGGCTTCGATTTCATTGTTGGAGCCGTTGATATTCTTAACAACAAAATTTCCGTTTACATCTTCATAATTGGTATAAATTTGATTTCCTCTTGCCAGATTGGTGTATAAATAAGAATTGTAAATATCATTATTAGAACCCACTTTTCCCACATTATTACTGGCGGCGCGAATGTCTTTATTTTCAAAATATAAAAATTCATTTCCAGCCCAAAAAAGCGTTTCCTGCCCATATTTATAAACCAATTGATTACCAATCGTATATTGAGGCGGAATATTTTTAATGCTCGTGTTAAAATCTCCGTTTTGCAATAAAAGGACTCTCACATTTTGCAAAGGCGTTTGAAAAGCAATATCATTTGAAAGTATCGTAAACTCTAGATTTTGCATATAATCGATATTGCTGAGGTTACGGCTTCTTTTTACCTGAGCCGCAACAGTCGACTGTTCTTCATATAAAATAAATTTTCTGGAAAAAACGACTTCTTTATCCTCATTCAGGATTTTTATAATATAATTTCCTGAAAGTCGCAATTGGGTTGTAAACTGATTCGGAAAAGCAAGTCGGTAATGAGAATACACCTGAAGCGTATTAAAAGAATTGGAGTAATCTGTAATTCTTTGATTGTCAAAACCACGAAGAAAATCTGTTTTCGGAATATCGGTTGGTTTCCAGTTATAATCGCAATGCGTAATATCAAAATAATAATTGGCTTCATTGCCAAATAAATCATCAAATTGCAGTTCAAATGTAGAACCTAATTCGAATATTGGCACAACATTATTTCCGTTTTGAACAAACGAAACAGTTTTGATATTATAAGCAGGAATAACTTCGGTTTGTACTTCCTGGGCTGTCGCCGAAGCAAAAATGAAAAACAAAAGAAGGTTCTGAAACAAAAATTTTGGCATCTTATTAAGTTGTATGAACTCGTTCGTATAATTTTTTTAACACATAGAAACATAGATTTTGTAATTTCAAAAAAGGCGTTTCACTTATTTAAAATGCACAAAGTCGGCTAGGTGTGAGAAATATATTTCTCTTTTATATTCTTAATTCACACATAAAATCTATGTTTCTATGTGTTTAAATTATATCCGGCGCGTTTGTAAAATTGTAAATATAACAATTTATACAACGAAAAATAGTACATTTTATTGGTTTTAAGAACAATTTATTAGGAACTCAAAATGTAATCTAAATTTACTTCTATTTCGTCGTTGATATAACTTTCCTCTAAAAGTGAATCAGACAGAAGCTTTTTATTTTCCTGCAGTTTAATTATTTTTTCTTCAACCGTATTTTTAGAAATAAAACGAATAACATTTACTTTATTTAATTGCCCAATTCGATGTGCCCTTCCAACTCCTTGTTTTTCTGCAAAAGGATTCCACCACGGATCTAAAAACAAAACGTACGAAGCCTTGGTGATGTTTAAACCAACGCCGCCCGCTTTAAGCGAAATAAAAAATAACAAAGGTTGTTCTTTTTCCTGAAAAAGTTTTACTTGCTGTTCTCTTTTTGCAGCAGGAGTTTCACCTGTAATTTCACAAAAAGCTATTTTATTTTCCTTACACCAGGAAGTATAAAAATTCAAATTGGTAACAAACGAGCTAAAAATGATCGTTTTTTGTTTTCCTTTTACTAAATTTTCAAGATAATTTGTGACTGCAATATATTTTCCGGAATCAATTTCAGAATCCTGATCGACCATTTTTGGATGATTACTCAATTGTCTTAGCTTCATCAAAGTGTTGATAATGCTAATTTTATCAGGACCAGATCCATCAGTTTTTAGTAAAAAATTACGAGCTTTTGATTTTTCTTCTTCATAAAGTTTTTCCTGTTCAGGATCCATATTGCAATAATAAATCTGCTCTGATAATTCCGGTAAATCTTTTAAAACCTGTTCTTTGGTTCTTCTTAAAATATAAGGCTGAATAAGATTTTTTAATTCAGATAAACTATTTTCATCCTGCTTTTTCTCAATCGGAATTTTAAAATTCTCTGCAAAAAAAGTATAACTTCCCAAAATATCCGGATTTATAAATTGCATTTGCGACCATAAATCGTCCAGTGAATTTTCGATAGGCGTTCCGCTTAAAGCGATTTTATGAGCCGTACTTATTTTATTAATCGCTTTAAAAATTTTAGAATTTTTGTTTTTAATGTATTGACTTTCGTCTAAAATTAAATAGCGGAAATTGCATTTTTCTAAAATTGAAATATCACGATGAACAATGCTGTAGCTCGTAAAAATTAAATCTGATGATTCTAATCTGCTTGCTAATAACTTTCTGTCGTTACCAACATATTGCACTTTCGAAAAATGCGGAGTAAATTTTGAAGCTTCGTTATACCAGTTAAAAACCAGTGAAGACGGCAAAACAATCAGCGTTTTTAAAGGTTCTCTTTCAACAGTAGTTTCATTTTGAAACAAATCAAAATTCGAGGTTTTTGTTGTAAAACCTAATTGTTCCTGAACAGCAACCAAAACAGCTAAAGTCTGCAATGTCTTACCAAGTCCCATATCATCGGCAAGACAAGCACCTAAATTTGAATTAAAGTGACCTAAAAGCCATTTTACACCGTCAATTTGATAAGGTCTTAAAGTTGCTTTTAGTAAATCAGAAGCACTATATTCAGCATTGTAAATTGGTTCAGCATCATTTTTGATTTCCGGAATCGCATCTAAAGCAGCAAAATTACTTTTGCGTAAAAGCAGATTTCCGTTTTCTGTTTTCGCCAGTTTTGCAAGCGAACTATATTTGCTCAGCCATTCTAAAGGAATCAAAAAATAATTTCCGTCAGGCAGTAAAAAGAGTCTTTCCTTGCTTTTTATGTTTGGAATAATTTCGCTGAAATTAATACTGAAATCGTCAATAGTAATGATGATTTTGATATCAAACCAATCTCCTGTTGTTTCTTTTGAAGTCAAAACACTATGGTTTTGTGTAATGATTTCTTTGCTTTCCAGTTTTAAATTCTGAATCGTAAATCCTAAACTTTCCAGCTCTTCTTTACGATCAATAATAAACTGAATATTAATGTAAGGATCGTTAACTTCCGTATCAGAATTCAATCCGAATAATTCGTTTTTGATTTTTATTAAACCAATTTCAATTAATTTATCTGTATATAAAGTTTCATCAGCACTTCGTTTAAACTGAATTATTTTAGGCTCATTGATAATGCTAAAATCAACAAACGAATGTGTTTTTTTAGTTTTACCGGCATCAAATAAATAACCATTATAATCAAAAAACAGATTAAGGTAATAACAGTTTTTGAAGAAATCATAAACAGGCTGAATCGTGCAGAAAATAATGGTATCACGAAGTTCAATTTCAAAACCAGTTGCCTGAATATCTATTTTTTTGGCTATTTCAGGAATGAAATTTTTAAAATAATTATCAACTAATTTCGAAGGTATTTCGATTGATTTTTTGGTTAAAAAAGGCGAAAGTTTTTTAGCATTCAAATCTTTTAGCTGTCCTAATTTTTTATCTATAATTAACCAGCCCGGTTCATCTAACAGCATGTCAACGCTGCTGTTCATGGGTAAAAATGTAGTTTCGTTTTCTTTTAGAGACAACGTATAGGTAATTCCTTCAGAATGCTTGTCAAATTGAATTTGAGGTACAAAATACAACGGATTTGTATGAACTCTGGAATGATAAAAATCTTTTTCAACGCCCAGATTAATCGATAACGGAAATTGGTCTTCAACAATTAAACTGTAAAAGGCACTTAAATTTAGCTGCAAATGCTGACGAATTGCAAAATCAATTTTGGAATCTTTTTGTAAATCAGCAATTGTTTTTGCCGATTTAATTTTGGCGCTAAACTTTTTAAATATAAAGTCAGGCTTTAATGATTCGCAGGCTGTCAGTATTTTTTTTGTATTGGAATCTAAATTTTCAAATACAATTCCAAAACCTGAAAGCACATCGGCACTTGCTTTTTTATTTAAATACTTGATTTCATCGGTATCCTCAACGATATAGGCTGTTGGGATATAAACATTCAGGTTTTTTTCAAAACTGATGTCAAAACAAAACTGAAATGATTTTGAACGTTCCAAGATTAGGGGTGGTTTGATTGATTTGGGAAGCTGTCTAAATTTAAAAAGTTTTCAAAATATTAATAATTTGAAAACTTTTTAAATGAACTTATATCACTTATATAGTGTAAAAAATATGTGTTTAGTTTTCTTGTTTGAAACAAAGTGGAATAATTTCGCCTTTTGCCAAACAATATTTTTCTACCAATTCAGGCGCAATTTTATTCGTATAATCTTCTTCGATTACGATAAAACCAATGCTTCTTAATTTGTCAAAATAATCGCGTCCATAAATACGTACGTGATCGTATTGACCAAAGATTTTAGCGCGTTCTTTTTGATCTGTAATGGTATCGTCAGCAAAAGTTTTTTCTCTCGATAAGTCTTGTGGAATTTGTAAAACTGCCATTCCGCCTGGTTTTAGTACACGAAATAATTCCTGCATTGCTTTTGTATCATCCGGAATATGTTCTAAAACATGATTACACAAAATAACATCATATTCATTGTCTTTGAAAGGCAAATTACAAATGTCTGCTTTTACATCTGCCAAAGGCGAAAATAAATCTGTTGTAGTATAATCAAGGTTTTTTTGCTTGCGAAATAATTTGTAAAATGCTTGTTCCGGAGCAAAATGCAGCACCTTTTTCGGAGCTGTAAAAAAATCTGTCTGATCGTTTAAATACAACCAAAGCAAACGGTGTCTTTCTAACGAAAGTGTACTTGGCGAAAGCACATTATTACGTTGTTTTCCGTATCCGTAAGGTAAAAATGATCTAAAGCTTTTTCCGTCAATCGGATCAGTAAATTTGTCTCCTTTTAATGATAAAGCCAAAATCGGACGCGCCACATAACTCAAACGAATTAATAATGGGCGAGGGATTGTGTTAAGTACTAATTTGAAAAGTTTTTTCACGGTTTAATAGATTTGAACACGAATTTCACAAATTTACACGGATTACCGTAGTGGTGAAATTTCACGAACCTTTGATTTGGGTTAAAGTATTATTCTTTTATATTTTAGGCTGTCCTCTCCAAAATTAACTAGTAAACCTAGTTTGTTTTTTGATGCAGCCAGATAATTTAATGTTTGTTTAATTTCGCTAGTAGAAAGAGCTGCAATTGCTTTTAATTCTAAAATGATTTCATTGAAAATTACAAAATCAGCAAAATAATAACTCGATAATATAATGTCCTTAATAAGCAATATTATATTTTAATTCTCGATTATAAGGAATTTCATTTCTTTGAAACTCATATTCCAAAGCATCACCATACACTTTTTCACTATGTCCTTTTCCTAAAATTTTATGGACTTCCATACAGATTCCTATAATTTTATAAGACTCTTCTCTTAAATATAATTCATTCATCATTTATTCAATCAATCATTTATTCAGTGAAATTTGTACACGATATTATTTCGTGTTAATTTGTGAAATTCGTGTTATAATACTAACGGCACTTTTCGAAATTCATCTTCTTCATTGCTTTCAATTCCTAACGCTTTATAGATATATTGAAAAGTCGATAATAATTCTGGTTTTCCATCAATTAAGGCAACGTCGTGTTCAAAATGTGCACTTGGTTTTCCGTCAGCGGTAAGGATTGTCCAGCCGTCTTTAAGTTGTTTGATGTTTCTGGTTCCCATATTAATCATTGGCTCAATTGCAACGACCATTCCTTCAACAAAAAGCTTTCCACGACCACGTTTTCCGTAGTTTGGCATTTCTGGTTCTTCGTGCATTTTTTGTCCTACACCGTGACCAACCAGTTCACGAACAACTCCGTATCCATGAGCTTCGGTATATTTTTGAATCGCGTTTCCAACATCTTCAACACGATTTCCGGCTTTAAATTCTCTAATTCCAACATAAAGAGATTCTTTCGTTACTTTCAAAAGTTTTTTAACTTCCGGCGCAACTTCTCCAATTTCAAAACTATAAGCGTGATCACCGTGATATCCGTTTTTAAAAGCACCACAATCCACAGAAATTACATCTCCGTTTTTCAAAGGTGTATTATTTGGGATCCCGTGTACAACTTGTGCATTTGGACTCATACAAAGTGAATTCGGAAAATCGTACAATCCCAGAAAACTAGGAACTGCGCCATGATCGCGAATAAATTCTTCGGCTAATTTGTCAAGATATAATGTAGTAACTCCTTCTTTAATTTCAGAAGCAATCATTCCTAATGTTTTAGATACGATCAAAGCACTTTCGCGCATTAATTCAATTTCCTCTCTTGTTTTTTGGATAATCATATTTTTCAGATTTTCAGTTCGCAAAAGTACAATTTTTAATATAAATTTCAGGCTAAAATTTTCCGTGATGAATTGGTTTTTTTTCACCACGATTTGCTTCGCCTGTTTGCTATCGCTCGAGTCACGAATGAATACAAATTATTTATTTGGCAATTAATATATAGTTTATAAAAATTCGTGAATTCGTGGCAAACTTCAATAAGATTAAAGTTTCTTTTTGACAGAAAAAACGTAAATTAGTAGTAAAAACGTTTACAATCATGAAAACTCCAATAGTTCAGGAAAATATATCCAAAGAAAAAGCTTTACGAAAAATGAAAGGAAATGCTTTGGCACTTTTAGGTTTTGCGGTCCTTTTATTTATAATTGCTATTTATTTTAAAATTCCGATGCTGCAGGCTTTTAGCGAAGCGGCAATGGTGGGCGGAATTGCAGATTGGTTTGCAGTTGTCG
It contains:
- a CDS encoding ligase-associated DNA damage response DEXH box helicase; translated protein: MNRDELYTIAENWFQDQGWKVFPFQTQTWTAFLQGKNGLLNAPTGSGKTYALWFPIVLDYMKKNPDFKNKHKPGLKAIWITPLRALSVEIKQAAERIVEDLDLPLTVGIRSGDTSQSERTKQSKKMPDLLITTPESLQLLLASKEFAKTFANCSAIIVDEWHELLGTKRGVQMELALSRLKTVAPKMRIWGISATIGNLELAQQVLLGLDSEAYKNSVLIKANINKKIKVLSILPEKMDSYPWRGHMGLHLIDEVAKIIRKSKTTLIFTNVRSACEMWYQAILEKYPEFAGEMAMHHGSISREIRQWVENAIRNEELKVVVCTSSLDLGVDFAPVETIIQIGGPKGVARFLQRAGRSGHQPGKESVIYFLATHAIELIEASALKKAAERTIVEDRIPYLNSWDVLVQYLNTLAVSDGFFPDEIFEEVRKTFCYQNITKENWNWILNFITNGSQSLQAYDEYKKVEVEEDGRFKINSRLIAMHHRMQIGTIIGDAALNVKFLSGGFIGTIEEWFASKLKPGDVFTFAGKKLELFRVKNMQVLVRKADPKKTSKTVSWMGGRMALSVQMSELLREELYAANTENLTPELKALKPIFDRQRKESIVPDNNEFLIETFKTREGFHAVFYPFEGRFVHEALASILSYRISLLSPITFSLAYNDYGFELLSDQEIDMQAVFDNDLLSSEYVHHDLQKSLNSTEMARRKFRDIAIIAGLVFTGMPGKPIKTKHLQSGSQLLFEVFRDYEPDNLLLQQAFIETFEHQLEEGRLIQALERINRQTIVWKRCNKPTPFSFPIITDRLREKLSSETLQERIKKMTASYMK
- the apaG gene encoding Co2+/Mg2+ efflux protein ApaG, with the translated sequence MVSQITRGIKISVLTSFEGTYFKNYKIHFAFSYVITIENHSKDSVQLTSRHWDIFDSLNDIEVVDGEGVIGKKPVLKPGENHTYSSGCLLSSPYGAMKGHFNMINFTTTKTFKVIVPTFRMCAPFALN
- the pdeM gene encoding ligase-associated DNA damage response endonuclease PdeM, encoding MKIIINNQDFILHKSGAVFWEKEKMLLISDVHLGKVAHFRKHGMAIPNDAIFENFTRLKAVLDLFNPKTIVFLGDLFHSKINNEWDLFVEWTKQYSQKIILVEGNHDIISKEYYADLNIEIYTELEIDSFLLTHHPTEKEGFFNFCGHIHPAIKLKGLGRQFLSLPCFFLKPNQLIFPAFGEFTGNSYLIPSENDKVYAITKEGIIEVAIN
- a CDS encoding ATP-dependent DNA ligase, with translation MKNFAQLIKVLDSSNKTNVKVDALTMYFKNASPEDKVWTIAILSHRRPPRPVNTTLLRNWANELANIPLWLFEESYHIVGDLAETIALIIPTTKEHSDKSLTEYLQEIIALKKKSDPDKKEYLQQNWLALNYYERFVFTKLITGSFRIGVSQKLMTRALSKAEDVDEDALAYKLMGNWDPNTITFQELILDEKNSDYLSKPYPFYLAYPIEGEVDSLGNPEDWSIEHKWDGIRSQTIIRENEIYVWSRGEELVTDKYPEFKSFVGLIPDGTVIDAEILAFPEGEIGTFNDLQTRIGRKTISASLLEKVPVILKAYDILEWESQDIRHLPYAERRLLLEQLYDSIKDKTRYFQLSERVLLHSWEDVTNERMRAREMKSEGLMLKRNNSAYLVGRKKGDWWKWKIEPLVIDAVLTYAMRGHGRRSNLFTDYTFALWQTNDNGEKELVTFAKAYSGLTDAEFRKVDDFIKKNTLERFGPVRSVTPQLVFEIGFEGIALSKRHKSGIATRFPRILRWRHDKKIDEANSIEDLKSMIS
- a CDS encoding ligase-associated DNA damage response exonuclease is translated as MKIPLLAFNDKGIYCQQADVYLDPWQPVKNAIITHGHSDHARWGHQNYITHHTNIPIIRHRLGDINVTGKDWNETFVINNVKFSFHPAGHIIGSAQIRVEHKGEVWVFTGDYKTEDDGISVPYEVVKCHTFITECTFGLPAFNWTPQAEVITEINNWWAENKAEGKTSILFGYSLGKAQRLLKYLDTDLGTIYTHGAIENMTNVVRPLIDLPPTKLVTYETKKEDLLGNIVLAPPSAHGSTWIRKMTPFVTGSASGWMAFRGARRRRAIDKGFVLSDHCDWYSLLDSIKATGAEKVICTHGYTDIFSKYLRELGYDARTEKTQYEGETSEMEKEVETEKEV